From the Alloalcanivorax dieselolei B5 genome, one window contains:
- a CDS encoding SCO family protein has translation MNNKDGFTSAFLFRILVAGAALLLVACSEPARELPVNTRLGGDFTLTDHNGERFSLSSLNGEVVILFFGYTHCPDICPAVLARVSQVYRNLKEQGAADRVQPVFVTFDPERDTAEHLREYLPWFKADIIGLTGDVPAIQKVAEQYGVVFIKEDGDSGEADFTHSDYIYLLDQQGRVRKVYPADFNIDEVVADVKTLL, from the coding sequence ATGAACAATAAAGACGGTTTCACAAGCGCATTCCTTTTCCGCATTCTGGTCGCCGGCGCCGCGCTGTTACTGGTGGCCTGTTCCGAGCCGGCCAGGGAATTACCGGTCAACACCCGTCTGGGCGGCGATTTCACCCTGACCGACCATAATGGGGAGCGGTTCAGCCTGTCATCCCTGAACGGCGAGGTGGTGATTCTGTTCTTCGGCTATACCCACTGCCCGGATATTTGTCCGGCGGTGCTGGCCCGCGTGTCCCAGGTGTACCGGAATCTGAAAGAGCAGGGGGCGGCGGACCGGGTGCAGCCGGTGTTCGTGACCTTCGACCCGGAACGGGATACCGCGGAACATCTGCGCGAGTACCTGCCCTGGTTCAAAGCGGACATTATTGGTCTGACCGGTGACGTGCCGGCGATCCAGAAGGTGGCGGAACAGTACGGGGTGGTGTTCATCAAAGAGGATGGAGACAGCGGGGAAGCGGACTTTACCCACAGTGACTATATCTACCTGTTGGACCAGCAGGGCCGGGTGCGCAAGGTGTATCCGGCGGATTTCAATATCGACGAGGTGGTAGCCGATGTTAAAACGCTTCTTTAG
- a CDS encoding copper chaperone PCu(A)C produces the protein MTSAVSAVLLVAASAGAVADVRIEQAWLRAVPPVSPSMAGYFVLVNDTDQPLVLTGASAEFAGMAMLHDTSTDGEGRRSMSHLKEVTIPAGKSLAFSPGGRHLMLMKMDSVPAAGETPKVCLAFQNYADLCGAFQVRHNEP, from the coding sequence ATGACTAGTGCGGTGAGTGCCGTGCTGCTGGTGGCCGCCAGCGCCGGCGCCGTGGCGGATGTGCGTATCGAACAGGCCTGGCTGCGCGCGGTGCCGCCGGTATCGCCGTCCATGGCCGGTTATTTCGTGCTGGTGAACGATACCGATCAGCCGCTGGTGCTCACCGGCGCCAGCGCGGAATTCGCCGGCATGGCCATGTTGCACGACACCAGTACCGATGGTGAGGGCCGCCGCAGCATGTCCCATCTGAAAGAGGTCACCATCCCGGCCGGTAAGAGCCTGGCCTTTAGCCCCGGTGGCCGTCATCTGATGCTGATGAAAATGGATTCGGTGCCGGCGGCGGGAGAGACCCCGAAGGTGTGTCTGGCCTTCCAGAATTATGCTGACCTGTGTGGCGCCTTCCAGGTGCGCCACAACGAGCCCTGA
- a CDS encoding endonuclease/exonuclease/phosphatase family protein, whose amino-acid sequence MTGRYWRCWLLAAAVLVTGPVLADCRDLAPARPLPSAEDGQISLATFNLWRLRDARKDSSLDRPLSKAVYQARLEAVARYITRDLRAPALLAVQEVESATVLKALSRAISTAGGPDYKVVLLEGHDPAGMDVGLLYRAPVTLGRHQALFADNRFQRQPLFTRPPLQVEVRTPVAFDLVVVHLRSARDLNQKDWVAPKRRRQAAAIAGWAADQTRPVVVAGDFNSAPDSGRFSEPLAQFENGNLISAWSRLPEKERYSFRHQCRPQALDHIFFSPSLKQHVQRVAVSRGNAGRYDVLYDHDGTRVVSDHDVLGIYLEAGASAD is encoded by the coding sequence ATGACCGGCCGATACTGGCGGTGCTGGCTTCTGGCCGCGGCGGTGCTGGTCACCGGACCGGTGCTCGCGGATTGCCGTGATCTCGCGCCGGCGCGCCCGTTGCCCTCGGCGGAGGACGGCCAGATCAGTCTGGCCACGTTCAATCTCTGGCGTCTGCGGGATGCCAGAAAGGACAGCTCGCTCGACCGTCCCTTATCGAAAGCTGTGTACCAGGCCCGCCTCGAGGCAGTGGCCCGGTACATTACCCGGGACCTGCGGGCGCCGGCTTTGCTGGCGGTGCAGGAAGTGGAAAGCGCCACGGTGCTGAAGGCGCTGAGCCGTGCCATTTCCACGGCGGGCGGGCCGGACTACAAGGTGGTGCTGCTGGAAGGGCATGACCCGGCGGGCATGGATGTGGGGCTGTTGTACCGGGCGCCGGTCACGCTGGGACGCCACCAGGCCTTGTTCGCCGACAACCGTTTTCAGCGGCAGCCGTTATTCACCCGACCTCCTTTGCAGGTCGAGGTGCGCACTCCGGTGGCCTTCGATCTGGTGGTGGTTCATCTGCGCAGTGCCCGGGATCTGAATCAGAAGGACTGGGTGGCGCCGAAGCGCCGGCGCCAGGCCGCGGCCATCGCCGGCTGGGCGGCGGACCAGACCCGGCCCGTGGTGGTGGCGGGGGACTTCAACAGCGCGCCGGACAGTGGCCGCTTCAGCGAGCCGCTGGCGCAATTCGAGAACGGGAACCTGATCAGTGCCTGGTCGCGATTGCCCGAAAAGGAGCGTTATTCCTTCCGGCATCAGTGCCGGCCGCAGGCGCTGGACCACATCTTTTTCTCCCCATCGCTAAAGCAGCATGTACAGAGAGTGGCGGTCAGCCGCGGCAATGCCGGGCGCTACGATGTGCTCTACGATCACGACGGTACCCGGGTGGTGTCCGATCATGATGTGTTGGGGATTTATCTGGAAGCCGGAGCGTCGGCGGACTAA
- a CDS encoding TorF family putative porin: MKHAFGMKKTVLAAAVAAGMIMPGMAAAEIGGSLGISNMYFWRGQDISNGAAQVFGSLDYSHASGLYAGVWGSSETDSTEYDLYVGYGGAFGDLSYDLSYIDYNYPNDTDSDLAEIVASLGYAGVTFTGYFGVGDYGHGNDATDNKDRYYTLGYSYDKYGILVGTWDNDADDTNYTHLDLSYALTDNLSFTVSKVISADDCAINNNDDALFMNGECVGDKDDVDDDLLFVVSYAFEI, translated from the coding sequence ATGAAACACGCATTCGGGATGAAAAAAACCGTACTGGCCGCGGCGGTCGCCGCCGGCATGATCATGCCGGGCATGGCGGCAGCGGAAATCGGCGGTAGCCTGGGCATTTCCAACATGTACTTCTGGCGTGGTCAGGATATTTCCAACGGCGCGGCTCAGGTTTTCGGTAGCCTGGACTACAGCCACGCCTCCGGCCTCTATGCCGGTGTCTGGGGCAGCTCCGAAACCGATTCCACCGAATACGATTTGTATGTCGGTTATGGCGGCGCCTTTGGTGACCTCTCCTATGACCTGTCCTACATCGACTACAACTACCCGAACGACACCGACTCCGATCTGGCCGAAATCGTTGCCAGCCTCGGTTACGCCGGAGTCACGTTCACCGGTTACTTCGGCGTGGGTGACTACGGTCACGGTAACGACGCTACCGACAACAAGGACCGCTACTACACCCTGGGCTACAGCTACGACAAATACGGCATTCTGGTCGGCACCTGGGACAACGACGCCGATGACACCAACTACACTCACTTGGACTTGAGCTACGCGCTCACCGACAACCTGAGCTTCACCGTGTCCAAAGTGATCTCCGCTGACGACTGCGCCATCAACAACAACGATGACGCTCTGTTCATGAATGGGGAATGTGTCGGCGACAAGGACGATGTGGATGACGATCTGCTGTTCGTCGTGTCCTACGCCTTCGAGATCTAA
- a CDS encoding M14 family zinc carboxypeptidase, with amino-acid sequence MEQRLYQFQRHLPEWLHLESLIRLGERHLRVHDVDTIQMGDITLPLRVLEMGSRSPGAPVVGFFGGVHGVERIGSQVLLSWLHSLIHRLQWDDQLHRRLERVRLVFMPMINPGGIWRRTRSNPNGVDLMRNAPVDAEGKVPFLAGGQRLSRHLPWYRGRAGVPMETEAQALVNTVRQRLMNAPVSISLDCHSGFGRRDRIWCCYARSQKPIAHLAEVYRLKQILEHTYPYHHPYLIEPQSVNYTTHGDLWDYLYDEAREQHPDRLFLPFTLEMGSWLWVRKNPRQLLDFFGLFNPIIGHRHNRVLRQHLPLFEFLVAMAVNAGNWLPRGEARENLTRQAMKHWFG; translated from the coding sequence ATGGAACAACGCCTGTATCAATTTCAACGCCACCTGCCCGAATGGTTACACCTGGAGTCGCTGATCCGACTGGGTGAACGGCACCTGCGTGTGCATGACGTGGACACCATCCAGATGGGCGATATCACGCTGCCATTGCGGGTGCTGGAGATGGGCAGCCGTTCCCCCGGTGCCCCGGTGGTCGGCTTCTTTGGCGGCGTGCACGGCGTCGAACGGATCGGCTCCCAGGTGCTGTTGTCGTGGTTGCACAGTCTGATCCATCGACTGCAATGGGATGATCAATTGCACCGGCGGCTGGAACGGGTGCGGCTGGTGTTCATGCCGATGATCAACCCCGGCGGTATCTGGCGGCGTACCCGCAGCAATCCCAATGGCGTCGATTTGATGCGCAACGCGCCGGTGGATGCCGAAGGCAAGGTGCCCTTCCTCGCCGGCGGCCAGCGCCTGAGCCGTCACCTGCCCTGGTATCGGGGGCGTGCCGGCGTGCCCATGGAAACCGAGGCGCAGGCGCTGGTGAACACGGTACGGCAGCGCCTGATGAACGCTCCGGTATCGATCAGCCTGGACTGCCACAGCGGTTTTGGCCGCCGCGACCGCATCTGGTGCTGCTACGCCCGCAGCCAGAAACCCATTGCGCACCTCGCCGAGGTGTACCGTCTCAAACAGATCCTCGAGCACACCTACCCGTACCACCACCCTTATCTGATTGAACCGCAATCGGTGAACTACACCACCCACGGCGATCTGTGGGACTACCTCTACGACGAAGCCCGGGAGCAACACCCGGACCGGTTGTTCCTGCCGTTCACCCTGGAAATGGGGTCCTGGCTGTGGGTACGGAAAAACCCCCGGCAGCTATTGGATTTTTTCGGCCTGTTCAACCCGATCATCGGCCATCGCCACAACCGGGTGCTGCGTCAGCATTTGCCGCTATTCGAATTCCTGGTGGCCATGGCGGTGAACGCCGGCAACTGGCTGCCACGCGGAGAAGCAAGGGAAAACCTGACCCGGCAGGCGATGAAGCACTGGTTCGGGTGA
- a CDS encoding YiiX/YebB-like N1pC/P60 family cysteine hydrolase — translation MSSALATLPLTLAAGITVMQSLDNFALNLETGDVLLFAGRGVTSTVIRWFTRSPWSHVGMVVRLPEVAEPLVLESTGLSESADWMLGHPVMGVALVPLSRKIAEYPGDVAVRRREGPPLTSLQQRLMQRLVRRLLHRPYKNYLLCNFYDALSGFSGRRRRSGWFCSELVAECYRRLGWLPETVCPHRFVPGHFGSRRLSLTAGRLLPAQWLKRLKSSAAPAADSAATDPRTVARETLLPRRSRGDASPTESAAA, via the coding sequence GTGTCATCCGCGCTGGCCACTCTGCCCTTGACGCTGGCGGCGGGAATCACCGTGATGCAGAGCCTCGACAACTTCGCCTTGAACCTGGAAACCGGGGATGTGCTGTTGTTCGCCGGACGAGGGGTCACCAGTACCGTGATTCGTTGGTTCACCCGCAGCCCCTGGAGTCATGTGGGCATGGTGGTGCGCCTGCCGGAAGTGGCGGAGCCGCTGGTGCTGGAATCCACCGGTCTGAGTGAATCGGCGGACTGGATGCTGGGACACCCGGTGATGGGCGTGGCGCTGGTGCCGCTGTCACGCAAGATCGCGGAATACCCGGGTGATGTGGCGGTTAGGCGTCGTGAAGGGCCGCCGCTGACATCGCTCCAGCAGCGATTGATGCAGCGGCTGGTGCGGCGGTTGCTGCACCGGCCCTACAAGAACTACCTGCTGTGTAATTTCTATGACGCCCTGAGCGGCTTTTCCGGACGCCGCCGCCGCTCCGGCTGGTTCTGTTCGGAGCTGGTGGCGGAGTGCTACCGGCGGCTCGGCTGGCTGCCGGAAACGGTTTGCCCTCACCGCTTCGTTCCCGGTCATTTCGGCTCCCGGCGGCTGAGTCTCACCGCCGGCCGGCTATTGCCGGCGCAGTGGCTGAAGCGGCTCAAATCCAGCGCCGCACCCGCTGCCGATAGCGCTGCCACTGATCCCCGAACTGTTGCTCGTGAAACGCTTCTTCCGCGGCGATCACGTGGTGATGCATCACCCACAGAATCGGCGGCAGCATGA
- a CDS encoding PhoH family protein produces the protein MEDRAATLHSVTAASQSRLHHEPEQRPKAYVLDTNVLIHDPNSLMNFEEHRVVIPMTVLEELDRLKTGKSHTAADCRAAIRLIDRVIGKASPSEVEAGIPIQRGENHHQGTLTVLMPQSGLTPPCLPEHLNDNRIINDVVAMIAADPDRHYVLVTKDINMRLKARACGIDSEDYHNDQLVSDIRQLNQGYFMVEGSFWDRVDAVETEQHGAETLHRLSHGLLAGDILGEEVYPNQFILDEQGFVGRIMSVEAGVATLRHYSEQTLMDQQAWGLRPMNIQQAVALHLLLDPDVHLVTLTGAAGSGKTILALAAAIEMTVEQKRFNKIIATRSTPPLAEEHGFLPGTEEEKMDPWLGAINDNIEALHLNDENPSGSIQYVKEKANIQFKAMNYIRGRSFQKSLILIDESQNLTPHQMKAIITRAGEGSKVVCLGNLAQIDTPYLSPTSSGLTYMTERFKHFIHGGSVQLNGVPRSLLAEYAETWL, from the coding sequence ATGGAAGATCGCGCGGCCACCTTGCACAGCGTAACCGCAGCATCCCAATCCCGCCTCCACCACGAACCGGAACAGCGCCCGAAAGCCTACGTACTGGACACCAACGTCCTGATCCACGATCCCAACTCTCTGATGAACTTCGAAGAGCACCGGGTGGTCATTCCGATGACCGTGCTGGAGGAACTGGATCGCCTGAAAACCGGGAAATCCCACACCGCCGCGGATTGCCGCGCCGCTATTCGTTTGATCGACAGGGTTATCGGCAAGGCGTCGCCGTCGGAAGTGGAAGCGGGGATTCCTATCCAACGGGGGGAGAATCACCACCAAGGAACGCTGACCGTTCTGATGCCACAGAGCGGACTGACGCCGCCATGCCTTCCCGAACATCTGAACGACAACCGGATCATCAATGACGTGGTGGCGATGATCGCCGCCGATCCCGATCGCCACTACGTGCTGGTCACCAAGGATATCAACATGCGCCTCAAGGCGCGGGCCTGTGGTATCGACTCCGAGGATTACCACAACGACCAGCTGGTTTCCGATATCCGCCAGCTCAATCAGGGCTATTTCATGGTGGAGGGATCGTTCTGGGACCGGGTCGACGCGGTGGAGACCGAACAGCACGGCGCGGAAACCCTGCACCGTTTGTCGCACGGTCTGCTGGCCGGTGACATTCTTGGCGAGGAGGTGTATCCGAATCAGTTCATTCTCGATGAGCAGGGCTTCGTCGGCCGGATCATGTCGGTGGAGGCGGGCGTGGCGACCTTGCGCCACTACAGCGAACAGACGCTGATGGACCAGCAGGCCTGGGGACTGAGACCGATGAACATACAGCAGGCGGTGGCGTTGCACCTGCTGCTGGATCCGGACGTTCATCTGGTGACGCTGACCGGCGCGGCCGGTTCCGGCAAAACCATTCTGGCGTTGGCCGCCGCCATTGAAATGACGGTGGAGCAGAAACGCTTCAATAAAATCATCGCCACCCGTTCGACGCCGCCGCTGGCGGAAGAGCACGGTTTTCTGCCCGGCACCGAGGAAGAAAAGATGGATCCGTGGCTGGGCGCGATCAATGACAATATCGAAGCGTTGCACCTGAACGATGAGAACCCCTCCGGCAGCATCCAGTACGTCAAGGAGAAGGCCAACATCCAGTTCAAGGCGATGAATTACATTCGCGGCCGCAGCTTCCAGAAATCACTGATCCTGATCGATGAAAGCCAGAACCTGACGCCGCACCAGATGAAGGCGATCATCACTCGGGCCGGTGAAGGATCGAAGGTGGTGTGCCTGGGTAACCTGGCGCAGATCGATACGCCGTATTTGTCGCCCACCAGTTCCGGTCTCACCTATATGACCGAGCGCTTCAAACACTTCATTCATGGCGGCTCGGTGCAACTCAATGGCGTGCCGAGGTCGTTGCTGGCGGAGTACGCGGAAACCTGGTTGTAA
- a CDS encoding OmpW/AlkL family protein — translation MQLWGRGALALALIGSVGLAQGYEAGDILVRAGAATVSPRVDSDAFSVAPLTGAKVDVNNDTQFGFTVAYMINSRFGVELLAATPFKHDLYVEGAGLGRTDIGDTKHLPPTLMAQYYLPELGPVRPYVGLGVNYTYFFDENIHDGVVSPLIGGANADVSLSNSVGWAAQVGVDLAMGDTWFVNLSAWRVDIDTEARLKVNGSTVDKIDVELDPLVWMVGIGRAF, via the coding sequence ATGCAACTATGGGGACGTGGCGCCTTGGCGCTGGCGCTAATCGGCAGTGTGGGTCTGGCCCAGGGGTACGAGGCCGGAGATATCTTGGTGCGCGCTGGTGCGGCCACGGTGTCGCCCCGCGTGGACAGTGACGCTTTCTCGGTGGCGCCGTTGACTGGCGCCAAGGTGGACGTGAACAACGACACCCAGTTCGGGTTCACGGTCGCCTACATGATCAACTCACGTTTTGGCGTCGAGCTGCTGGCGGCCACTCCGTTCAAACATGATCTCTATGTGGAAGGCGCGGGGTTGGGCCGTACCGATATCGGCGATACCAAGCACCTGCCGCCAACCCTGATGGCGCAGTACTACCTGCCGGAGCTGGGTCCGGTGCGTCCCTATGTGGGGCTCGGCGTCAACTACACCTACTTCTTTGATGAGAACATCCATGATGGCGTGGTCAGTCCGCTGATCGGGGGCGCCAACGCCGATGTGTCGCTGTCCAACTCGGTGGGCTGGGCCGCTCAGGTGGGGGTGGATCTGGCCATGGGTGACACCTGGTTCGTCAACCTCTCCGCCTGGCGGGTGGATATCGATACCGAGGCGCGCCTCAAAGTGAACGGTTCCACCGTGGATAAAATCGATGTGGAACTGGATCCGCTGGTATGGATGGTCGGTATTGGCCGGGCGTTCTGA
- the glpE gene encoding thiosulfate sulfurtransferase GlpE: protein MAQRISPEQGRETLDSGEALFIDVRDPGSHAMARIPGAVPLTQASLDDFLATTSRDQALVVYCYHGHSSQSACDFLTEKGFTRAVSLDGGFEHWRQAYPDRVEEEG, encoded by the coding sequence ATGGCCCAGCGAATCTCACCGGAACAAGGCCGGGAAACTCTGGACAGCGGAGAGGCGTTGTTTATCGATGTGCGGGACCCGGGCAGCCACGCCATGGCGCGTATTCCCGGCGCCGTGCCGCTGACCCAGGCCAGTCTGGACGATTTTCTGGCCACCACCTCCCGTGACCAGGCCTTGGTGGTCTATTGTTACCATGGCCATTCCAGCCAGTCGGCCTGTGATTTTCTGACGGAAAAAGGCTTCACCCGGGCGGTGAGTCTGGACGGCGGCTTCGAGCACTGGCGCCAGGCCTACCCGGACCGGGTCGAGGAAGAAGGCTGA
- the rhlB gene encoding ATP-dependent RNA helicase RhlB has protein sequence MRQDKTSDWDLDQFQVPEKEGEVRFHDFDLELPLMRGIAETGFQYCTPIQAEVLRHTLAGADAIGRAQTGTGKTAAFLITVINDLLRHPLTVPRYAGEPRALIVAPTRELAMQIEKDALQLARYTDLQVMSVVGGMNFNRQQERLQTRLIDILVATPGRLLDFAKRRDLWLDRVESLVLDEADRMLDMGFIPDVKRIVRMTPPNRHRQTLLFSATFNEDVMALAQRWTEDPVTVEIEPAQVTTETVEQKVYITATEDKFNLLYNLIISENMEKVIVFANRRDITRRLNDRLVKKGLKVSLISGDVPQNQRMKTLERFRAGDLRVLIATDVAGRGIHIDGVSHVVNFNLPEDPEDYVHRIGRTGRAGASGVSISFACEDDAFLLPQLEEAIGMKLPCEHPPAPLLEDQRQA, from the coding sequence ATGCGACAAGACAAAACAAGCGATTGGGATCTGGACCAGTTCCAGGTACCGGAGAAAGAGGGCGAGGTCCGTTTTCATGACTTCGATCTGGAACTGCCTTTGATGCGCGGCATCGCCGAAACAGGCTTCCAGTATTGCACGCCGATCCAGGCGGAGGTCCTGCGCCACACTCTGGCCGGCGCGGATGCCATCGGGCGAGCCCAGACCGGCACCGGCAAAACCGCCGCGTTCCTGATCACGGTCATCAACGACTTGTTGCGTCACCCTCTGACGGTGCCCCGCTACGCCGGTGAACCGCGCGCTCTGATCGTCGCGCCGACGCGGGAACTGGCGATGCAGATCGAGAAAGATGCCCTGCAGTTGGCCCGTTATACCGACCTGCAGGTGATGAGTGTGGTTGGCGGCATGAACTTCAACCGTCAGCAGGAACGCCTGCAAACCCGCCTGATCGACATCCTTGTGGCCACCCCCGGCCGTCTGCTGGATTTCGCCAAACGCCGTGATCTGTGGCTGGACCGGGTGGAATCGCTGGTCCTGGACGAAGCCGACCGGATGCTGGACATGGGCTTCATTCCCGACGTCAAACGCATCGTGCGGATGACGCCGCCGAATCGCCACCGCCAAACTCTGCTGTTCTCCGCCACCTTCAATGAGGACGTCATGGCGCTGGCCCAGCGCTGGACCGAGGACCCGGTGACGGTGGAAATCGAGCCGGCCCAGGTGACCACGGAAACCGTGGAGCAAAAGGTCTATATCACCGCCACGGAAGACAAATTCAATCTGTTGTACAACCTGATCATCAGCGAAAACATGGAAAAGGTGATCGTGTTCGCCAACCGCCGGGACATTACCCGCCGGCTCAACGACCGGCTGGTGAAAAAGGGCCTGAAAGTGTCGCTGATTTCCGGTGACGTGCCGCAGAATCAGCGCATGAAGACCCTGGAGCGCTTCCGCGCCGGCGACCTTCGGGTATTGATCGCCACCGACGTGGCCGGACGGGGCATCCACATCGACGGCGTCTCCCATGTGGTGAACTTCAATCTGCCGGAAGATCCCGAGGATTACGTCCATCGCATCGGCCGTACCGGCCGCGCCGGGGCCAGCGGCGTGTCGATCAGTTTCGCCTGCGAGGACGATGCCTTCCTGCTGCCGCAACTGGAAGAAGCCATCGGCATGAAATTGCCCTGCGAGCATCCGCCGGCGCCACTACTGGAAGACCAGCGCCAGGCCTGA
- a CDS encoding DUF938 domain-containing protein, protein MQRPFSQAAENNKGPIAEVLARYLDHGDLLEIGSGTGQHAIWMAPRFPAVRWYPSEQPENMTGLNRWLEAHPSPSLQAATMLRVQGRWPGHRFRHIYTANTFHILSRPLVERCVQHLCEHLTPQARAYIYGPFNYQGHYTSDGNRRFDLHLKSQSLSMGIRDQEWVVALFARHGRVLLADHAMPANNRLLVFH, encoded by the coding sequence ATGCAAAGACCGTTTTCCCAAGCCGCCGAGAACAACAAGGGGCCCATCGCCGAGGTGCTGGCCCGCTATCTGGATCACGGCGACCTGCTGGAGATCGGCTCCGGCACCGGTCAGCACGCCATCTGGATGGCGCCCCGGTTCCCGGCTGTTCGCTGGTATCCCAGTGAGCAGCCGGAGAACATGACCGGCCTGAACCGCTGGCTGGAGGCTCATCCCTCCCCCTCCCTGCAAGCGGCCACCATGCTGCGGGTACAAGGCCGCTGGCCGGGGCATCGTTTCCGTCATATCTACACCGCCAACACCTTCCACATCCTGTCCCGACCGCTGGTGGAGCGGTGCGTGCAGCACCTCTGCGAGCACCTGACGCCACAAGCCCGTGCCTACATTTATGGCCCGTTCAATTACCAGGGGCATTACACCAGCGATGGCAACCGCCGCTTCGATCTGCACCTCAAGAGCCAGTCCCTGAGCATGGGAATTCGCGACCAGGAGTGGGTAGTGGCCTTGTTTGCACGCCACGGACGTGTTTTATTGGCTGACCACGCTATGCCCGCCAACAATCGCCTGCTGGTGTTCCACTGA
- a CDS encoding SDR family NAD(P)-dependent oxidoreductase: MKSFKDKVAVITGAGSGIGRALAGQLAAQGAKLALSDVNEAGLRETVEALGLDSERVISKVFDVADRNAVYTFADEVMAHFDAAHLVINNAGVALGASVEEMSYEDFEWLMGINFWGVVYGTKAFLPHLKAAGEGHIVNVSSVFGLIGVPTQSAYNAAKFAVRGFTESLRQELEIENGGVSCTTVHPGGIKTNIARNARMGSGMEKITGTDADKARRDFEKLFRTTPEEAARTILKGVRANKRRVLIGSDALAIDGMQRLLPTSYQRLMVAGQKLMRR, from the coding sequence ATGAAAAGTTTCAAGGACAAGGTCGCGGTGATCACCGGCGCAGGCTCCGGCATCGGTCGCGCACTGGCCGGACAACTGGCCGCCCAGGGCGCCAAACTGGCACTCTCCGACGTTAACGAGGCAGGCCTGCGGGAGACCGTCGAAGCACTTGGCCTGGATTCGGAACGAGTCATATCCAAGGTGTTCGACGTCGCTGACCGGAACGCGGTTTATACCTTCGCCGACGAAGTGATGGCCCACTTTGACGCCGCCCATCTGGTCATCAATAATGCGGGCGTCGCTCTGGGCGCGTCCGTGGAAGAGATGAGCTACGAGGATTTCGAGTGGCTCATGGGCATCAATTTCTGGGGCGTGGTGTATGGCACCAAGGCCTTCCTGCCGCACCTCAAAGCCGCCGGCGAAGGGCACATCGTCAACGTTTCCAGTGTCTTCGGGCTGATTGGCGTACCGACCCAGTCCGCCTACAACGCCGCCAAGTTCGCCGTTCGGGGCTTCACCGAATCCCTGCGCCAGGAACTGGAGATCGAGAACGGCGGGGTTTCCTGCACCACCGTGCATCCCGGCGGCATCAAGACCAATATCGCCCGTAATGCCCGTATGGGCAGCGGCATGGAAAAAATCACCGGCACCGATGCCGACAAGGCCCGCCGGGATTTCGAGAAACTGTTCCGCACCACCCCCGAGGAAGCGGCCCGCACCATCCTCAAGGGCGTGCGGGCCAACAAACGTCGGGTACTGATCGGCTCCGACGCCCTGGCCATCGACGGCATGCAGCGGCTGCTGCCGACCAGCTACCAGCGTTTGATGGTGGCCGGCCAGAAACTGATGCGGCGCTAG